From one Perca flavescens isolate YP-PL-M2 chromosome 4, PFLA_1.0, whole genome shotgun sequence genomic stretch:
- the zhx3a gene encoding LOW QUALITY PROTEIN: zinc fingers and homeoboxes protein 3 (The sequence of the model RefSeq protein was modified relative to this genomic sequence to represent the inferred CDS: inserted 1 base in 1 codon) encodes MASKRKSTVPCMIPSKSKHVREEIILGSLPELLPTIPEDSILSISGEESGHFSHSSSKSESGSEMQKGGTYSCPKCRFESRDLNYFLDHMHNCHLDFRAQPTFYCLNCGVSVVRFEALALHNATAHPKIMEGLVTASLTVNKRDGVTTVEQSLFTDSREDNRESGISLTKTPIAKMMKAKGEHKKIVVSHTVEVRKIDTGKDVDPSMLTNVPELQNGALSLSGAQAMPRTTVAHVTKTTVSNQVFHQHTPSLYSPPSSASNRDLPKVMIPLSSIPTYDAAMDTSSFLKTSFGKFPYPTKAELCYLTVVSEFPEEQIKLWFTAQRLKQGISWSPEEIEEARRKMFNTVFQGGAPQKQPTTPRHVNHIVTHHTVTAHQGSKGPNFQMAKVPYNNMKTRPVGVMATQASMSTNPHVTRVSYSTPIVPPTFPSVVRTTPVLTKNSQPTVELDKSNGLGLDMAGSSGCASSTSSSRSSSSSSSCSSSSSISSYSSSSNGAETVTRKTVHNSSPTNSINSITTCSTNISNNDERCVADTNGKTYVQSNSSPIGLEGSNSTKSQVIIDNTSKSNITCNNHNGSIVSPQEQAHAANPDDEHKNYIHKTNNGSISNEYPSTTCNDSVPNLNIASKSPTESTSTTVITKCSSSILDEGKCNKDFPIKGMSILQQLIKEEDPFARDRSCPERKIDPIKINYKRLKMNEPDTTSEIVHQDQKSDTAEDSASQPSFXPPWANKTPQQLHILRQIFSNTRWPSSQQYEDLSVQTGLPKSEVVRWFSDSRYSHKNGQLKWLETYQRPPAVTVEVRSHGDAEAESPKDSPVAKKKLVEKDTNKHLEGDAGLNSGQRVVWQDSYSPLLGLMASEGSVERARAEESAQPRDLQDPWSERAEDHQQPVASQSLIEKQTDANQARDRLRMELLEV; translated from the exons ATGGCCAGCAAGAGGAAATCCACTGTACCCTGCATGATACCATCCAAATCCAAACATGTGCGTGAGGAAATCATACTGGGCTCGCTACCAGAACTCCTACCAACGATCCCAGAAGACAGCATACTCAGCATCTCTGGAGAAGAGTCTGGCCATTTCTCTCACAGCTCCTCCAAATCCGAAAGTGGCAGTGAGATGCAGAAAGGAGGTACATACAGCTGCCCAAAGTGCCGTTTCGAGTCCAGAGATCTAAACTACTTTTTGGATCACATGCACAACTGCCACTTAGACTTCAGGGCCCAGCCCACTTTCTACTGCCTGAACTGTGGGGTATCAGTCGTCCGCTTTGAGGCTCTGGCTCTGCATAACGCTACCGCCCACCCTAAAATAATGGAGGGCTTGGTCACTGCCTCCCTAACTGTCAACAAGAGGGATGGAGTGACAACAGTGGAGCAAAGTCTCTTCACAGACAGCAGAGAAGACAACAGAGAATCTGGGATCTCCCTCACCAAAACACCGATTGCAAAGATGATGAAAGCCAAGGGGGAGCacaaaaagattgtggtttctCACACCGTGGAAGTACGGAAGATAGACACTGGAAAGGATGTAGACCCCAGCATGCTGACAAATGTGCCTGAACTCCAAAACGGGGCTCTCAGTCTTTCTGGCGCCCAAGCTATGCCGAGGACCACTGTCGCCCATGTGACTAAGACGACAGTGTCCAACCAAGTCTTTCACCAGCACACTCCCTCCCTTTACTCTCCCCCCTCCTCTGCTTCCAATAGAGACCTTCCAAAGGTGATGATCCCTCTCAGCAGCATCCCCACCTACGATGCCGCCATGGACACCAGCAGCTTTCTCAAGACGTCCTTTGGCAAGTTCCCCTACCCGACCAAAGCCGAACTCTGCTACCTGACGGTGGTCTCAGAGTTCCCCGAAGAGCAGATCAAACTGTGGTTTACTGCCCAAAGGCTCAAGCAGGGCATAAGCTGGTCTCCTGAAGAGATCGAAGAGGCCAGGAGAAAGATGTTCAACACAGTGTTCCAGGGTGGAGCACCTCAAAAGCAACCCACTACACCACGGCACGTTAATCACATTGTAACCCATCACACTGTCACTGCCCATCAAGGCTCAAAAGGACCAAACTTTCAGATGGCCAAAGTTCCCTACAACAATATGAAAACCAGGCCTGTCGGAGTCATGGCCACACAGGCAAGCATGTCAACCAACCCCCATGTCACTAGGGTCTCGTATTCTACTCCAATTGTCCCCCCAACGTTCCCATCTGTAGTCAGAACAACACCGGTACTGACCAAGAATAGTCAACCCACTGTGGAGCTAGACAAGAGCAATGGCCTCGGCCTGGACATGGCTGGAAGCAGCGGTTGCGCCAGTAGCACCAGCAGCAGTCgaagcagcagtagcagcagtagttgcagtagtagcagcagcatcagcagctATTCCAGCAGCAGTAATGGTGCTGAGACCGTCACCCGGAAAACGGTGCATAACAGCAGCCCAACCAACAGCATTAACAGCATCACCACTTGCTCTACCAACATCAGCAATAATGATGAGCGCTGTGTTGCTGACACCAACGGGAAAACATACGTCCAAAGCAACAGTTCACCAATCGGATTGGAAGGTTCAAACAGTACCAAGAGTCAAGTAATCATCGATAACACCAGCAAATCCAACATCACCTGCAACAATCATAACGGCAGCATCGTCAGTCCACAAGAGCAGGCCCACGCCGCGAATCCTGACGATGAACACAAAAACTACATCCACAAGACCAACAACGGCAGTATTAGCAATGAATACCCCAGTACTACCTGTAATGACAGTGTCCCTAACCTGAACATTGCCAGCAAATCCCCAACTGAAAGCACCAGCACTACTGTCATTACAAAATGCAGCTCATCTATTTTAGATGAGGGTAAATGCAACAAGGACTTTCCCATAAAAGGCATGTCAATCTTACAGCAACTCATCAAGGAGGAGGACCCGTTTGCTAGAGACAGAAGCTGCCCAGAGCGGAAAATTGACCCCATCAAGATCAACTACAAAAGGCTGAAGATGAACGAACCAGATACTACATCTGAGATTGTACACCAAGATCAAAAGTCTGATACAGCTGAGGATTCTGCTTCTCAGCCGTCTT TCCCCCCCTGGGCCAACAAGACCCCCCAGCAGCTGCACATCCTCCGACAGATTTTCTCCAACACCCGCTGGCCCAGCAGTCAGCAGTACGAGGACTTAAGCGTCCAGACGGGCCTTCCCAAGTCAGAGGTGGTGCGCTGGTTCAGCGACAGCCGGTACAGCCACAAGAACGGGCAGCTGAAGTGGCTGGAGACGTATCAACGACCGCCCGCGGTAACAGTGGAAGTGAGGAGCCACGGAGATGCTGAAGCCGAGTCTCCAAAGGACTCTCCAGTGGCCAAAAAGAAACTTGTTGAGAAAGACACGAACAAGCACCTTGAAGGAGATGCAGGACTAAACTCAGGGCAGCGGGTTGTGTGGCAGGATTCATACTCTCCGCTGCTTGGTCTGATGGCGTCCGAGGGGAGCGTCGAGCGAGCCCGAGCTGAAGAGTCAGCGCAGCCGAGAGACCTGCAGGATCCCTGGTCAGAGAGAGCAGAAGACCACCAGCAGCCAGTGGCCAGTCAGTCACTCATCGAAAAACAGACGGATGCCAATCAGGCCAG GGATCGCCTGAGGATGGAGCTGCTGGAGGTGTGA
- the fam83d gene encoding protein FAM83D, giving the protein MALSQCLDDSPLRLAPKHTGVEDLNLQEVYNERHRLALEELLSAGLDNFLDFLRKERIPNFLSDDEMQRIRTAAVPPCGVSLHGEDQALEQSLRSSLDCSSVTYFPEVSDVEPPLLELGWPAFTAGSYRGVTRAVAHFQPSYGECIYSCKEAARRMIKSAREVIAIVTDSLTDLDIFKDLQEACSHRKVPVYILLDQSCAPAFLKMCRNVGVCLDDLRQMRVRTITGTTYYMRSGARITGEVHERFMLIDGNKVATGSYRYNWTDGKLNSSNLIELSGQITERFDEEFRILYAQSLPINARGPPSVRNSGLYEHLLIKHSFTSSPQLARERPACLTSTPSRNPLNLAVQAPCEPSTPGGRKTNPVSDSSTIGEEWTEQQHMQEEILAGSTTQRVPADQLAEKEPATPSPVSCHASTQTSQSVMDSDTQTDLQVTPDPDLVTPTSTGPNQATSPSFPSPGHSSPTQAAPHGTLKDCFHKLTEERQHHYSTIRSKLEHMVTTLSQRRELADVTNMTQGSGAHSTQRVHKDSKQEPNPRLLVESAGMGTWPRARCVH; this is encoded by the exons ATGGCTCTGTCACAGTGCCTGGACGACTCACCTCTAAGGTTGGCTCCGAAACACACCGGGGTCGAGGACCTGAACCTGCAGGAGGTGTACAACGAGAGACACCGACTGGCACTGGAGGAGCTGCTGTCGGCCGGGCTCGACAACTTTCTGGACTTCCTCAGGAAAGAGAGGATCCCCAACTTTCTGTCGGACGACGAGATGCAGCGGATCAGGACCGCCGCCGTGCCCCCGTGCGGTGTGTCCCTCCACGGGGAGGACCAGGCACTGGAGCAGTCGCTCAGGAGCTCCCTGGACTGCTCCTCCGTCACCTATTTCCCCGAGGTGTCGGACGTGGAGCCACCGCTGCTGGAGCTCGGCTGGCCCGCCTTCACTGCCGGCTCCTACCGGGGAGTCACACGGGCCGTGGCGCACTTCCAGCCCAGCTACGGCGAGTGCATATATAGCTGCAAGGAGGCTGCGAGGCGTATGATTAAAAGTGCCAGAGAG GTGATTGCCATAGTTACAGACTCCCTGACCGACCTGGATATCTTTAAGGATCTTCAGGAGGCATGCTCCCACCGCAAAGTCCCTGTCTACATCCTGCTGGACCAATCATGTGCTCCTGCTTTCCTCAAGATGTGCAGAAATGTCGGTGTTTGCCTGGATGACCTTCGG CAAATGAGAGTGCGAACTATAACTGGTACAACGTATTACATGAGATCAGGTGCGAGGATTACTGGAGAAGTTCATGAGAGGTTCATGCTGATTGATGGAAACAAAGTGGCTACAGGTTCTTACAG GTACAACTGGACTGATGGCAAACTAAACAGCAGCAACCTAATCGAGCTTTCTGGTCAGATAACGGAGAGATTTGACGAGGAGTTCCGCATCCTCTACGCCCAGTCTCTACCTATAAACGCTCGAGGACCTCCGAGTGTCCGAAACAGCGGCCTCTACGAGCATCTCCTCATCAAACACTCCTTCACCTCCTCCCCTCAACTGGCCAGAGAGAGGCCAGCGTGTCTGACCAGCACGCCCAGCCGCAACCCCTTAAACTTAGCTGTCCAGGCGCCGTGTGAGCCATCGACTCCAGGTGGTCGTAAAACCAACCCAGTGTCGGACTCCTCCACCATAGGTGAGGAGTGGACCGAGCAGCAGCACATGCAGGAGGAGATCCTGGCCGGTAGCACCACTCAGCGCGTCCCTGCAGATCAGCTAGCGGAGAAAGAGCCGGCGACCCCCAGCCCCGTCTCTTGCCACGCCTCCACTCAGACCAGCCAGTCAGTAATGGACAGTGACACCCAGACTGACCTCCAGGTCACACCAGACCCCGACCTTGTCACGCCAACGAGCACAGGGCCAAACCAGGccacctctccctcctttcCGTCTCCCGGGCACAGCTCGCCCACCCAGGCAGCTCCACACGGCACCTTAAAGGACTGCTTCCACAAGCTGACCGAAGAGCGCCAGCACCACTACTCCACCATCCGCTCCAAGCTGGAGCACATGGTGACCACCCTGTCCCAGAGGCGAGAGCTAGCGGACGTCACCAACATGACTCAGGGGTCTGGCGCTCACAGCACGCAGAGGGTACACAAAGACAGTAAGCAGGAACCAAACCCCAGACTGCTTGTTGAAAGTGCGGGCATGGGCACATGGCCAAGAGCCAGATGTGTACACTAG